The sequence TAGCTGTGCTTGAACCCCAAGGCGAGGGCGAGGGCGACGAACAGCAAGGGATCGAGCGGCATCGCGAGACCGTTACGGCCGGGCGGGCGGCGTAACACGCTCGTCCAGAGAGTAACACGCCTTAAACGTTCGCCGGGGATTTGAAGACCCCCGTAACACCTGGGTGGGTCCGGGGTAACACATGACCGTGGACCGCATCGGTGTCTCGCTCCAGGGGAGGCTCCTCGACGATTTCGACCGGCTCGTCCGCTCCGAAGGTTTCCCGAGCCGCTCCGAGGCGCTGCGGGAGCTGATCCGGCGCGCGCTCATCCGGGAACGCCGGGAGGCGGGCGGAAAGGTGGTCGGCACGATCACGTTCGTCTACCGCCACGACGTCGGCATGGTCACCCATCGGATCCTTCATCGACAGCACGACTTCCTCGGGACGATCCGAGCGACGGCCCACACCCACCTGAATGAGGAGACGTGTCTCGAGGTCCTGATTGTGGAAGGGGACGCAGGACGCGTACAGGAACTCTCGGACCGCCTCAAGACGACGAAAGGCGTCTTGTTTGCGGAGACCGTGGTCGCGGCGGCGGACATCGGATAGTCGTGAGTACCACCTGTGGGAACGCCACGGAAGGATTTATCCGGAGGCACGGGGACGCCGTTCCGATAGCCCACCGGCCTCTCAGGATCGAGTCCCGATGTCGTACCCCTACGCCCCGACGCGCCCTCAGCGAGGCCCGCCGTCGTTGCCGTTCGGGTGGGGCGTCGTGACCGTCCTGCTGGTCGGCGCGGT comes from Thermoplasmata archaeon and encodes:
- the nikR gene encoding nickel-responsive transcriptional regulator NikR, encoding MTVDRIGVSLQGRLLDDFDRLVRSEGFPSRSEALRELIRRALIRERREAGGKVVGTITFVYRHDVGMVTHRILHRQHDFLGTIRATAHTHLNEETCLEVLIVEGDAGRVQELSDRLKTTKGVLFAETVVAAADIG